In one Dermatophilaceae bacterium Sec6.4 genomic region, the following are encoded:
- a CDS encoding pyruvate carboxylase encodes MFRKVLVANRGEIAVRAFRAATELGAATVAVFPYEDRKSEHRMKADEAYQIGVVGHPVRAYLDPAEIVRVARECEADAVYPGYGFLSENPALAEACAAAGIAFVGPPAEVLHLTGNKAHAIAAAKAAGLPTLRSIPPSDDPQVLLAGAAQIGYPVFVKAVAGGGGRGMRRVQRPEDLRESLDAAMREAESAFGDATCFIEEAVVDPRHIEVQILADGQGTVLHLFERDCSVQRRHQKVVEIAPAPNLPAELRDRMCRDAVAFATEIGYVNAGTVEFLLDPSGRYVFIEMNPRIQVEHTVTEEITDVDLVSSQLRIAAGETLSDLGLMQQDIRVRGAALQCRITTEDPSNGFRPDTGTITVYRSAGGSGVRLDGGTIFVGAEVSAHFDSLLVKLTCRGRDFATAVRRARRALAEFRVRGVSTNIPFLQSLLEEPDFLAGRVTTSFIEERPDLLNARVPGDRGTKLLTYLAYQSVNKPHGSSTISHSARSKLPDCDLDAAAPPGSRDQLLRQGPDAFARALRAQAAVGVTETTYRDAHQSLLATRVRTRDLLHVAPFTARMTPQLLSVEAWGGATYDVALRFLSEDPWERLERLRAAMPNLPIQMLLRGRNTVGYTPYPTRVTDAFVVEAANTGVDIFRIFDALNDVAQMRPAIEAVRTRTNAVAEVALCYTGNLSDRGEQLYTLDYYLGLAEQIVNAGAHIIAIKDMAGLLRAPAARILVTALRERFDLPVHLHTHDTAGGQLATLLAAIEAGVDAVDAASASMAGTTSQPSLSALVAATNGTPRATGLDLQSVCDLEPYWEAVRALYKPFESGLASPTGRVYHHEIPGGQLSNLRQQAIALGLGHRFEAIEDMYAAANTILGNIVKVTPSSKVVGDLALSLVGAGTDPVQFEQEPGRFDIPDSVIGFLAGDLGDPPGGWPEPFRTKALAGRSIQRIDPELGAQDSADLAADPRATLNRLLFPGPTKDLQRSREMYYDLSLLATREFLYGLDPGVEYELDLEPGKRLLLSIQSIGDADERGLRTVMCLVNGQLRPVQVRDENAKVEVAAAERADSSVPGHIAAPFAGVVTVSVSIGDEIAPGATVASIEAMKMEASITCPVGGTVRRVVMPGPGQAEGGDLLLVVEPR; translated from the coding sequence GTGTTCCGCAAGGTTCTAGTCGCCAATCGAGGCGAGATTGCAGTCCGGGCGTTCCGCGCCGCCACCGAACTGGGTGCAGCCACAGTCGCTGTATTCCCCTACGAGGACCGCAAGAGCGAGCACCGGATGAAGGCCGATGAGGCCTATCAGATCGGTGTCGTCGGCCACCCCGTGCGGGCCTACCTCGACCCCGCTGAGATCGTGCGGGTCGCCCGGGAGTGTGAGGCCGACGCCGTCTACCCGGGGTATGGATTCCTCTCCGAGAATCCTGCTCTTGCCGAAGCCTGCGCCGCGGCCGGCATCGCGTTCGTCGGTCCACCGGCCGAGGTCCTGCACCTCACCGGGAACAAGGCGCACGCCATCGCGGCAGCCAAAGCAGCCGGACTACCGACTTTGCGCAGCATCCCGCCCAGTGATGACCCGCAGGTACTGCTCGCGGGGGCAGCGCAGATCGGCTACCCGGTCTTCGTCAAGGCGGTGGCCGGTGGCGGCGGCCGCGGCATGCGCCGCGTTCAACGCCCCGAAGATCTACGCGAGTCCCTCGATGCCGCCATGCGCGAAGCGGAATCCGCGTTCGGTGACGCAACCTGCTTCATCGAGGAAGCCGTAGTGGATCCCCGGCACATCGAGGTCCAGATCCTGGCCGATGGCCAGGGCACGGTGCTGCACCTTTTCGAACGGGACTGTTCGGTCCAGCGCCGTCACCAGAAGGTGGTGGAGATCGCTCCTGCCCCGAATCTGCCGGCCGAGCTGCGGGATCGGATGTGCAGGGACGCTGTCGCCTTCGCCACCGAAATCGGCTACGTCAACGCCGGCACGGTGGAATTCCTGCTCGACCCGTCCGGACGGTACGTCTTCATCGAGATGAACCCCCGGATCCAGGTGGAGCACACGGTCACCGAGGAGATCACCGATGTGGACCTGGTCTCCTCCCAACTGCGGATCGCCGCCGGCGAGACCCTGTCGGACCTCGGGCTGATGCAGCAGGACATCAGGGTGCGCGGGGCGGCTCTGCAGTGCCGCATCACCACCGAAGATCCGTCCAACGGATTCCGACCGGACACCGGCACTATCACCGTCTACCGGTCCGCCGGCGGATCAGGGGTGCGGCTGGACGGCGGGACGATCTTCGTCGGGGCCGAAGTCAGCGCCCATTTCGACTCACTGCTGGTCAAGCTGACCTGCCGCGGACGAGATTTCGCGACCGCGGTGCGGCGGGCCCGCAGAGCACTCGCGGAGTTCCGGGTGCGTGGCGTCAGCACCAACATCCCCTTTCTGCAGAGCCTGCTGGAGGAACCGGACTTCCTGGCCGGTCGCGTTACAACCTCGTTCATCGAAGAACGACCCGATCTGTTGAACGCGCGGGTACCCGGTGACCGGGGCACCAAACTACTGACATATCTGGCCTACCAGAGCGTCAACAAGCCGCATGGTTCCTCGACGATCTCGCACAGTGCGCGCAGCAAACTGCCCGACTGCGACCTGGACGCCGCGGCTCCGCCCGGCTCGCGTGACCAGCTGCTGCGGCAGGGCCCGGATGCCTTCGCGCGGGCGTTGCGCGCGCAGGCGGCTGTGGGTGTGACGGAGACGACGTACCGCGACGCCCACCAGTCCCTGTTGGCGACCAGAGTCCGCACTCGTGACCTCTTGCACGTCGCGCCGTTCACCGCGCGGATGACACCGCAACTGCTGTCGGTCGAGGCATGGGGAGGTGCTACCTACGACGTTGCGCTACGTTTCCTGTCCGAAGATCCCTGGGAACGCCTGGAGCGGCTACGTGCAGCGATGCCCAACCTGCCGATCCAGATGTTGTTACGCGGTCGCAACACCGTTGGTTACACCCCTTATCCGACCCGGGTGACGGACGCTTTCGTCGTCGAGGCCGCCAACACCGGCGTCGACATATTCCGGATCTTCGACGCACTGAACGACGTTGCGCAGATGCGACCTGCGATCGAGGCCGTCCGGACCCGCACCAACGCCGTTGCCGAGGTGGCGCTGTGCTACACCGGCAACCTCAGTGATCGCGGTGAGCAGCTCTACACCCTGGACTACTACCTGGGTCTCGCCGAGCAGATCGTCAACGCCGGCGCGCACATCATTGCCATCAAGGACATGGCGGGTCTGCTGCGCGCACCGGCTGCACGCATTCTGGTGACCGCTCTGCGGGAGCGATTCGACCTGCCGGTCCACCTGCATACTCACGACACTGCGGGTGGCCAACTCGCGACGTTGCTGGCGGCGATCGAGGCCGGCGTCGACGCAGTCGACGCCGCAAGCGCGTCGATGGCCGGCACCACGAGTCAGCCGTCGTTGTCCGCACTGGTCGCTGCCACGAACGGCACGCCCCGCGCGACCGGGTTGGACCTGCAGTCGGTCTGCGACCTGGAGCCGTACTGGGAGGCGGTGCGCGCGCTCTACAAACCGTTCGAGTCGGGCCTGGCATCACCGACCGGGCGGGTCTACCACCATGAGATCCCCGGCGGCCAGTTGTCCAACCTTCGCCAGCAGGCAATTGCGCTGGGCCTCGGCCACCGCTTCGAGGCAATCGAGGACATGTACGCAGCTGCGAACACCATTCTGGGCAATATCGTCAAAGTGACACCGAGTTCCAAAGTGGTGGGTGATCTCGCGTTGTCCCTGGTCGGCGCAGGGACCGACCCGGTGCAGTTCGAGCAGGAGCCGGGGCGGTTCGACATCCCGGACTCGGTGATCGGCTTCCTCGCCGGTGATCTCGGCGATCCCCCTGGCGGTTGGCCGGAGCCCTTCCGCACCAAGGCGCTTGCCGGTCGCAGTATTCAGCGGATCGACCCCGAGCTGGGCGCGCAAGACAGTGCCGACCTTGCCGCAGATCCGCGGGCAACCCTGAACCGGTTGCTCTTCCCGGGCCCCACAAAGGACCTGCAGCGATCGCGGGAGATGTACTACGACCTGTCCCTCCTGGCGACGCGGGAATTCCTTTACGGCCTGGATCCGGGCGTGGAGTATGAACTCGACCTCGAACCGGGTAAACGTCTCCTGCTCTCGATCCAATCCATCGGCGATGCGGACGAGCGCGGTCTGCGCACCGTGATGTGCCTGGTCAACGGGCAACTGCGACCCGTGCAGGTCAGAGACGAAAACGCAAAGGTCGAAGTAGCCGCTGCCGAGCGTGCCGATTCCAGCGTCCCGGGGCACATCGCTGCCCCCTTCGCCGGGGTCGTCACTGTCTCAGTGTCCATCGGCGACGAGATCGCCCCCGGCGCAACGGTCGCATCGATTGAGGCCATGAAGATGGAAGCGAGCATCACCTGCCCCGTGGGCGGGACGGTGCGTCGGGTCGTGATGCCAGGGCCCGGTCAGGCGGAGGGCGGGGATCTGCTGCTGGTGGTGGAGCCTCGATGA
- a CDS encoding WhiB family transcriptional regulator — translation MDWRNRAACLDEDPELFFPIGNTGPALQQIEDAKAVCHRCPVIDTCLKWALESGQDAGVWGGLSEDERRALKRRNARARRAG, via the coding sequence ATGGATTGGCGCAACCGCGCTGCGTGTCTCGACGAGGACCCCGAGCTGTTTTTCCCGATTGGGAACACCGGACCCGCCCTGCAGCAAATTGAAGACGCCAAGGCTGTTTGTCATCGCTGCCCTGTCATCGACACCTGCCTGAAGTGGGCACTGGAATCCGGCCAGGATGCTGGCGTGTGGGGCGGTTTGTCCGAGGACGAGCGTCGGGCACTCAAGCGTCGTAACGCGCGGGCCCGTCGCGCGGGTTGA
- a CDS encoding PAS domain-containing sensor histidine kinase, with translation MPSLKDVVAGHTALQAADVAWLHLLVADWQLIADLSFADLVLWVLSTEDRWVAAAHVRPTTGVGVHTEDLVGQMMDRSEDGFVREALHHRRQVRSATPLWRGEVAIRSEAVPVMHDGRVLAVLTRYTNVGSMRSLSRLEVTYLAIADALAAMIAAGDFPQRDAETRGRPGAPRVGDGVFRLDPDGVVLYASPNAVSATHRLGYDGEVIGARLASVLSQVLPERGPVDEQLMPVLTGRAPWHTEIDTDDAIVSARAIPLLERSERVGAVLLVRDISEQRRRERELLTKDATIREIHHRVKNNLQTVAAVLRLQARRLQDPAARASLEDAVRRVATIADVHETLSTRLDEYVSFDEIARRSIAAAIEIANRSGMGVTGSLSGSFGLLGADDATTVAMILAELVQNAAEHGYAEHGGHIEVHAGRQPHARGDRNILFMRVTDDGSGLPAGFEGRPGGLGTQIVKSLITDMTGQIQWNRGSDLGTSVTCEMVIAINPRDGPARYDA, from the coding sequence GTGCCCTCGCTGAAAGATGTCGTTGCGGGACATACCGCATTGCAGGCTGCTGATGTCGCCTGGCTTCATCTCCTGGTCGCCGACTGGCAGCTGATTGCCGATTTGTCGTTCGCGGATCTCGTGCTGTGGGTGCTGTCCACCGAGGACCGGTGGGTGGCAGCTGCTCATGTGCGGCCGACCACAGGGGTGGGTGTACACACCGAGGACCTCGTCGGTCAGATGATGGATCGCAGCGAAGACGGATTCGTCCGAGAGGCGCTGCACCACCGGCGGCAGGTGCGCTCGGCAACGCCGCTGTGGCGGGGGGAGGTCGCCATCCGCTCTGAGGCTGTGCCGGTGATGCACGACGGGCGGGTGCTCGCGGTGCTGACCCGATACACGAATGTGGGCTCGATGCGGTCGCTGAGCCGGTTGGAAGTGACCTATCTCGCCATTGCGGACGCATTGGCCGCGATGATCGCTGCGGGAGATTTCCCGCAGCGGGACGCCGAGACCCGCGGACGACCGGGGGCGCCGCGGGTAGGGGACGGGGTGTTCCGCCTGGATCCCGACGGGGTCGTCCTGTACGCCAGCCCCAACGCCGTGTCCGCGACGCATCGACTCGGATACGACGGGGAGGTCATCGGTGCTCGGCTGGCGAGCGTCCTCAGTCAGGTCCTACCCGAACGTGGCCCGGTCGATGAACAACTGATGCCGGTTCTTACCGGTCGGGCCCCGTGGCACACCGAGATAGATACCGATGACGCCATCGTCAGTGCGCGAGCAATTCCGCTGCTGGAGCGGTCGGAACGAGTGGGTGCCGTGCTGCTGGTCAGGGACATCTCCGAGCAGCGCCGACGCGAGCGGGAGCTGTTGACCAAGGACGCGACGATCCGCGAGATTCACCACCGGGTCAAGAACAATCTGCAGACGGTTGCTGCTGTCCTTCGACTTCAGGCGCGACGGTTGCAGGACCCGGCCGCGAGGGCATCGCTGGAGGATGCGGTGCGTCGGGTGGCAACGATCGCCGACGTGCATGAAACCCTGAGTACGCGGTTGGACGAATACGTCAGTTTCGATGAGATCGCGCGGCGCTCGATAGCAGCGGCCATTGAGATCGCCAACCGGTCCGGAATGGGCGTCACCGGATCCTTGAGCGGATCATTCGGCCTGCTGGGGGCGGATGACGCCACGACCGTGGCGATGATCCTCGCAGAGTTGGTGCAGAACGCGGCCGAACATGGATACGCCGAGCATGGCGGTCACATCGAAGTGCACGCCGGCCGGCAGCCACATGCACGAGGTGACAGGAACATACTTTTCATGCGGGTGACTGACGACGGGTCAGGGTTGCCCGCGGGTTTCGAAGGCAGGCCCGGCGGTCTCGGCACTCAGATCGTCAAGTCGCTCATCACAGATATGACCGGTCAGATCCAATGGAATCGGGGATCGGACCTTGGCACCTCGGTGACTTGCGAAATGGTTATCGCGATCAACCCGCGCGACGGGCCCGCGCGTTACGACGCTTGA
- a CDS encoding TetR/AcrR family transcriptional regulator has product MNAASSAGPVVVPTARPRVEGDREQEILAGAIVVLLDVGYDLLTFDAVAAQARASKATLYRRWKTKADLVVAAIDAAACSETAVNPPDTGCLTSDLLAIFADPAIDSTEISEVMAAIFPALHRDAEFTAVFTEKFFAPRQLGLRTVLQRAQARGEVGPGADLDLFAAILPAMKFHDVVVRNEPRTAGRMRQIIEEILLPACVASRVATDAGGGA; this is encoded by the coding sequence GTGAACGCTGCATCGTCGGCTGGGCCCGTAGTGGTTCCGACTGCCCGGCCCCGTGTCGAAGGGGACCGCGAACAGGAAATTCTGGCGGGCGCCATCGTGGTGCTTTTGGACGTGGGATACGACCTGCTCACCTTCGACGCCGTGGCTGCACAGGCCCGAGCCAGCAAAGCAACCCTCTATCGACGGTGGAAGACGAAAGCAGATCTCGTCGTCGCTGCCATCGACGCTGCGGCATGCTCGGAGACAGCCGTCAACCCGCCCGACACCGGCTGCCTCACATCTGACCTGCTCGCAATCTTCGCCGACCCCGCCATCGACTCGACAGAAATCTCCGAAGTCATGGCAGCCATCTTTCCCGCGCTGCACCGCGATGCCGAGTTCACTGCGGTGTTCACCGAGAAGTTCTTCGCGCCGCGTCAGCTCGGACTGCGTACCGTCCTACAGCGGGCCCAGGCCCGTGGGGAGGTCGGCCCCGGCGCCGACCTCGACCTCTTCGCGGCCATTCTGCCGGCGATGAAATTCCACGACGTCGTCGTGCGCAACGAACCTCGCACCGCAGGACGGATGCGTCAGATCATCGAAGAAATCTTGCTCCCTGCCTGCGTCGCCAGTCGCGTCGCAACAGATGCCGGTGGTGGCGCCTAA
- a CDS encoding DHA2 family efflux MFS transporter permease subunit, which yields MSAATAESVEVTEPPPKTRHLGVALIVIAFAQLMIVLDATIVNIALPRIQSDASIGLTQADQVQWVVTSYALALGSLLLLGGRLGDLFGRRKMFVAGIAIFSVASLLGGLAPTGILLISARVLQGVGAALAQPAALALINTTFPVGKERNRAMAVYAAMSGMGAAIGLILGGFLTQALGWEWTFFINVPIGVGVALAAPRVLVESEGSDARLDIPGAVTATLGLFGIVYGLSHAAGHSWGDALSLVPLIAGVILVVAFFVIESRVEHPLLPLHIVTDRTRGVSLFAMLIVGAGLFAMFFFLGLFIQQVLGYSPIKTGVSFLPFSAGIVIAAGLATNLVSRVDPRWIAGTGAVLAAFGMWGFTHLSVDSGYWSHLFPYITIMAFGLGLVFIPLTLTATAGVKGDDAGAAASALNTMQQIGGAIGIAALSTVFAHAATSQGKVLGAAAAAKAKAAAAAGQIPTKAQIAASKQDIALHVQTYASSHVYWVAAGMILVGALALFAFLTVKHDDLQTEGGAGAHIG from the coding sequence ATGTCCGCCGCCACCGCCGAATCGGTCGAAGTGACCGAACCGCCGCCCAAGACCCGCCACCTCGGGGTCGCGCTCATCGTCATTGCATTTGCGCAGCTGATGATCGTGCTCGACGCCACCATTGTGAACATCGCGCTGCCCCGTATCCAGTCTGATGCCTCCATCGGGCTGACCCAGGCCGATCAGGTCCAGTGGGTCGTCACGTCCTACGCTCTCGCGCTGGGCAGCCTGCTGCTGCTCGGCGGGCGCCTCGGAGATCTCTTCGGTCGCCGCAAGATGTTCGTCGCCGGTATCGCGATCTTCTCGGTCGCATCGCTGCTGGGCGGCCTGGCTCCGACCGGCATTCTGCTGATTTCGGCACGAGTGCTGCAGGGAGTGGGTGCGGCGCTGGCCCAGCCTGCGGCGCTGGCTCTGATCAACACCACATTCCCCGTCGGCAAGGAACGCAACCGTGCGATGGCCGTGTACGCGGCGATGTCCGGTATGGGTGCTGCCATCGGCCTGATCCTGGGCGGCTTTTTGACCCAGGCCCTCGGCTGGGAGTGGACCTTCTTCATCAACGTGCCGATCGGCGTCGGTGTCGCGCTGGCAGCGCCACGCGTACTGGTGGAATCTGAAGGCAGCGACGCGCGACTGGACATCCCCGGCGCCGTGACTGCGACCCTGGGGCTGTTCGGGATCGTCTATGGTCTCTCGCACGCCGCAGGTCACTCATGGGGAGATGCGCTCTCCCTGGTGCCACTGATCGCGGGCGTGATCCTGGTCGTCGCGTTCTTCGTCATCGAGAGCCGGGTCGAACATCCGCTGCTGCCACTGCACATCGTCACCGACCGCACCCGCGGGGTGAGCTTGTTCGCAATGCTCATCGTCGGCGCGGGACTGTTCGCGATGTTCTTCTTCCTCGGCCTCTTCATCCAACAGGTGCTGGGGTACTCCCCGATCAAAACGGGCGTGTCGTTCCTGCCCTTCAGCGCCGGCATCGTCATCGCTGCAGGCCTCGCGACCAACCTGGTCTCGCGGGTCGACCCACGATGGATCGCTGGAACCGGGGCCGTTCTCGCGGCCTTCGGCATGTGGGGCTTCACCCACCTCTCAGTGGACTCCGGCTACTGGAGCCACCTGTTCCCCTACATCACCATCATGGCGTTCGGACTGGGTCTGGTCTTCATCCCGTTGACTCTTACCGCGACGGCCGGCGTCAAGGGCGACGATGCGGGCGCAGCAGCATCTGCGTTGAACACCATGCAGCAGATCGGTGGCGCCATCGGCATCGCAGCACTGAGCACCGTGTTCGCCCACGCAGCGACCTCACAGGGGAAGGTGCTCGGCGCCGCAGCTGCAGCCAAGGCCAAGGCAGCCGCTGCCGCCGGCCAGATCCCGACGAAGGCCCAGATTGCCGCCAGCAAACAGGACATCGCGCTGCACGTGCAGACGTACGCGTCCTCGCACGTGTACTGGGTTGCAGCCGGAATGATCCTGGTGGGCGCACTGGCACTGTTCGCCTTCCTGACCGTCAAGCACGACGACCTGCAGACCGAGGGTGGCGCCGGCGCGCACATCGGCTGA